The Amycolatopsis endophytica genome includes the window GGGCGGCCGATGCCGAAGCGCACGCGATAGTAGTCACGCGTGCCGAGGGATTTGCTGATCGACCGCAGCCCGTTGTGACCGCCCTCGCCGCCGCCGATCTTGAGCTTGAGGCCGCCGAAGGGCAGGTCCAGCTCGTCGTGCACGACGACGATCGCGCTGGGATCGATCTTGTAGAACTTGGCCGCGCCCGCGACCGGTCCGCCGGAGACGTTCATGAACGACCGCGGTTTGACCAGCACGACACGGCTTCCGGCGAGGCGGCCTTCGAGGACTTCCGCGCCGGACTTGTGGGTCTTGAACTTGCCGCCGACGCGGGCGGCGAGTTCGTCGAGCACGAGGAAGCCGACGTTGTGCCGGTTGCCCGCGTACCGGGGCCCGGGATTGCCGAGGCCGACGAGCAGGACGTGCTCGCCGGCCCCGGGAACGTCCGAACTCACTTACTCTTCGGTGCTCGCCTCGGCGGCGGGCTCCTCGCCACCCTCCTCGGCGGGCTCCGCGCTGGTGGCCTGGGCCTCGCCGACCGCGACGACCAGGCTCTCCGGGTCGGTCAGCAGGGTCGCGCCCTGGGGCAGCGGAACCTGGGAGGCGAGGATCTGGGTGCCTGCCTCGGCGCCCTCGATGGACACCTCGACCTGCTCGGGGATGTGCAGCGCCTCGACCTCGACCGACAGCGTGTCGATGTCCTGGACCTGCAGGGTGCCGGGGGCCGGGTCGCCGGTGACGACGACGGGGACGTCGACGGTGACCTTCTCGCCCCGCTGGACGACCAGCAGGTCGACGTGCTCGATGTAGTTGCGGATCGGGTGCACGGTGACGGTCTTGGTGAGCGCCAGCTCGGTGCCGCCGTTCAGGCTCAGGGTGAGGACGGCGTTGCTGCCGTTCTCGCGGATGACCCGGGCGAACTCCAGTGCGGGCAGCGCCAGGTGGCGCGGGTCGGTACCGTGGCCGTAGAGCACGGCGGGAACCTTGCCAGCGCGACGGGTGCGGCGCGCGGCGCCCTTGCCGAACTCGGTGCGTGGCTCGGCGGACAGACGTACCTCGGACACGGTGTAGCACTCCTTCAAACAATTGCGTGGCGGCGCAGATGGCGGGTGGTCATCTTCGGCGGCGAGTTCCACGACATGCTCGAGCAGCAGACCTCAAGCCGCCGCGTCGATCACGTTCGGGCACCGGGTGCAGCATGGAGCCCGCCTCGCCGAGACAACCTGTTCAGTGTAAGCGCCCCGTACTGGCGGACTTGCGTGGGGTGGCAAGACGCGCTATCCGCACGGCGCGACGGCGCCGTAGGCGAGCGCCAGTAACACCCAGAGCTGGGTGGTCATCCCGTCGCCTGACACCGGACGATCACTTTGGCGTGGGGCCGCAACCCGGGCTCTCTCGCGAGATGACATGCCAACCTTGCGGCCCCACGCCAAAGTGATATGCCCAAACCGGAAGGCGACGGGATGACCGCACAGCGACCACCTCGTTGAGGTGAGCCGGGCTCGAAAACCCCTGGTCATCCCGGAGCCTGCCTGTCCGGCGAGGGGGCTTTTGATTTTTAGAGCCGCGCTTCGGCTGGCGAGGTGGCCGCTGGGCGCTTGGGCGGCCGGTAGTCGGTCGGCTTGGGGGCGACCTCCCCCGCCCCTCCAGTTGGAGGGTTTCAGTCGCTGAGCAGCGGCGTCACGGCGGGAAAGCGCACCTTGACCCCGCTGATCAGCGACCAAAGCGGGCTGGGGATCGGGGCGGGGGAGGTCCGGGCACGTCTTGGTTCGGCTCGCGTTGCCGGGCTGCGGTTTTCGAGGGGCGCCCCGGTTGCGTTGCCGGGTGGCGGCTGTCCCGGAAGGGCAAACACGCGAGCGGGAACGGCAAACACGCTGCCCGGAAGGGCCAACACGCCGACGGGAGCGGCCAACACGGGCGTGTTGGCCGCTGCGGGCGCCGTGTTGGCCGCTGGGGGCGGGGGTGGCCTGCCTGCGACGTAAACCGAATGGATGACGCGTCTTCCTGGGTGGAACGCTGGAACGTGAATCGGCGTCTCATCACCAACTGGCGGTTCCGGGAGTGAGAGCGGGGGGCAGATGCGGCTGCGCGGTCTCGCGGTGCTCGTCGTCTTCCTGACTTTTCTCGCTGGGTGTGAGGCGCCCCGACACGCGGCCGCGCCGGATCCACGTGCCGTTGTCGATGGGGCGATCGCGGCGCTCGCCGCCGAGGCCGCTGTCGAGTATCGGCTGCCGGGGAGCACCTTCGCCGTGACACGTGGGGGGCTTGCGGAGGGGCATCTGCCGCTGCGGGGCGAGCAGGTGAAGGCTCTGCGGGTCGGTGGAGCGTTGTATGTGTCCGCTTCGTCCGCGTACTGGCGGGGGCAGGGGATGTCCGCGCCGCGTGCCGCGCAGTTCGGGGGGCAGTGGGCCAGGGCGGATCGGGGCGTGCCGTTCGATCCGGGCCGGGACATGGCGCCTCAAGCCGTGGCGACGGCACTGCGGGCGGCGTTGCCTGCGACAGCGGCGCCGGTCAAGGTCGGGGACGCGTTCGATCTCGCCGGGCTGCGGGTGACCACGACGGCGCCGTACCGCGTGCTGAGCTTTCCGCCACGGCTGCTCGGACCGGAGGCGGCGGAACTCGGACCGGGCGAGATCGGGCTCGACGACGTGCATCTCGCCGAACTGCGGACACGCCTCGACGACGGGGTCGACGGGCTCGGGCAGCCCCTGATCGCGGGACCGGCCGTCGCCGCGAACGTCACTGACCATGATCTCCACTGCACGTCCAACGGTGCCTGCACCGACACCGTCCGCGTCGCGAACCGGCTGCTCGGCACGGCTCCCAGCGCCGCCGCCCGCGTGCAGCTGGACTCGGTCGTCACCTCCGACGCGCTGGGGGCCCGTACCTGCGCGCACGAAGCGGTGCTGCCCCTGGGCACCTCCGCCGACCTCTCCTGCTCGGTCAGGTTCACCCTGCCCCGCGCGGACGGCGCGACGAAACTCCACGCCGCGCCGACCGTCAGCGCCGAACCGGTGGCCGTCGTCGACCCCGGCGCGCTGAAACAGGGCGTCGCCGCCGAGCTAGGACCGTAGCAGCGCGACACCGGCGCGACCTCCTCCAGGAACGGTTCGAACACCGTGAAATAGGTGAACCCGAACAACTCCAGCGGCCGGGCGGTGGCGGAACGCACGAAGCCGACCCGTTCCTCCAGTTCGTCGGCCATCGCCAGATCGAACGTGCCCGGCGGGAAGCCGCGGGCGTGCTTGAGACCCGCGAAACCGGCGATGTCCGCGTGCTCGGCCGCCAGCCGCAGCACGCCCTCGCTGTTTCCCGCGATCAGCAGCGGCGGCAGCGGATCCAGGCGCTCCCGCAGCACATGCTCCGACGCTACGAACGACGAAGCCCTTCCGTCACCGGTTTCGCCGGTGGCGGAAGGGCTTCGCGGACAGCGATCAGGCGTTGCCGTCGAACAGGCTGGTGACCGAACCGTCCTCGAACACCTGCTGGATCGCCTCGGCGAGCAGCGGCGCGATCGACAGGACCGTCAGGTTCGCGAAGTGCTTCTCCGGTGCGATCGGCAGCGAGTTGGTGACGATCACCTCGCGCGCCTTGCAGTTGGACAGCCGCTCCGTGGCCGGATCGGACAGGATGCCGTGCGTGGTCGCGATGACGACGTCCGCGGCGCCCTCCGCGAGCAGCGCGTCGGTGGCCTTCACGATCGTGCCGCCGGTGTCGATCATGTCGTCGACCAGGATGCAGAGCTTGCCCTCGACCTGGCCGACGACCCGGTTCGCGACCGCCTGGTTCGGCTTGTCCGGGTCACGGGTCTTGTGGATGAACGCGATCGGCCGGTCGCCCAGCTGCTGCGCCCACTTCTCGGCCAGCCGCACACGGCCCGAGTCCGGTGAGACGACGGCGATGTCGGCGTCGCCGTAGGTCTTCCGGACGTGGTCGGCGAGCAGGGTCTGCGCGAACAGGTGGTCCACCGGACCGTCGAAGAAGCCCTGGATCTGGGCGGTGTGCAGGTCGACCGTCATGATCCGGTCGGCGCCCGCGGTCTTGAACAGGTCGGCGATCAGCCGGGCCGAGATCGGCTCGCGGCCCTTGTGCTTCTTGTCCTGCCGCGCGTACGGGTAGAACGGAATGACCACGGTGATGCGCTTGGCGCTGGCGCGCTTGAGCGCGTCCACCATGATCAGCTGCTCCATCACCCACTCGTTGATGGGGTTGGTGTGGCTCTGGATGACGAAGGCGTCCGTGCCCCGGACCGATTCCTCGAAGCGCACGAACAGCTCGCCGTTGGCGAAGGTGTGCGCCGTCTGCGGGGTGATCGTCACGTTGAGGTGCTGCGCGACCTCCTCCGCGAGTTCCCGGTGTGCGCGGCCGGAGAAGAGCATGAGGTTCTTCTTCGGCGTGCCGGACTTAGGACTCATCAGACGACTCCCGCTCGGTCTCTTCCGTGTTTTCCTTGGCGGCGAGCGCGGCCTGCGCCGCCTCTGCCGCTGGGGTACCCGGCCTTCGCCGCGGCACCCAGTCCTCAATATTGCGCTGTGGTCCAGTCGACACCGCCAGCGCCCCCGGCGGAACGTTTCGCCTGATCACAGTGCCAGCGCCCGAGTACGCACCGTCACCAACCGTGACCGGGGCGACGAACATGTTGTCCGATCCGGTCTTGACGTGCGAGCCGATCGTGGTGTGGTGCTTGCGCACGCCGTCGTAGTTGACGAACACGCTGGAGGCGCCGATGTTGCTGTATTCGCCGATCGTCGCATCCCCGACGTAGGTCAGGTGCGGCACCTTCGTGCCGGTGCCGATGTCGGCGTTCTTGGTCTCGACGAACGTGCCGATCTTGCCGCTCGCGCCGAGTTTCGTGTTCGGCCGCAGATAGGCGAACGGGCCGACGCTGGCGCCCTCGCCGATCTCGGAGTCGGAGCCGTGCGTGCGGATCACCTGGGCTCCGGCGCCGACGGTGACGTTGGTCAGCGTCGTGTCCGGTCCGACCACCGCACCCTCGCCGACCTTCGTGGTGCCCTTGAGCTGCACGCCGGGCTCGATCACCACGTCACGCGCCAGTTCCACGTCCGCGTCGAGCCACACCGACGCCGGGTCCACCACGGTGACGCCGTCACGCTGCCAGCGCTGGAGGATCCGCCGGTTCAGCTCCGCGCCGAGCGTGGCCAGTTGCACGCGGTCGTTGACGCCCTCGGTCATCCACGGATCGCCCGCCACGAGGGCGCCGACACCGCGGCCGTCCTGGCGGGCGATGCTGAGCACGTCGGTGAGGTACAGCTCGCCCTGGGCGTTGTCGGTCGACAGCCGGGTCAGCGCGTCGGCGAGCACGGCCGCGTCGAACGCGTAGACCCCGGAGTTGATCTCGTCGATCGCCAGCTGGTCCGGCGTCGCGTCCTTCTGCTCGACGATCGCGGCGACGCTCCCGCCGGTGTCGCGAACGATCCGCCCGTACCCCGTGGGGTCGGCGACGACGGCCGCCAGCACGGTGACCGCGTGCCCGTTGTC containing:
- a CDS encoding 50S ribosomal protein L25/general stress protein Ctc produces the protein MSEVRLSAEPRTEFGKGAARRTRRAGKVPAVLYGHGTDPRHLALPALEFARVIRENGSNAVLTLSLNGGTELALTKTVTVHPIRNYIEHVDLLVVQRGEKVTVDVPVVVTGDPAPGTLQVQDIDTLSVEVEALHIPEQVEVSIEGAEAGTQILASQVPLPQGATLLTDPESLVVAVGEAQATSAEPAEEGGEEPAAEASTEE
- a CDS encoding ribose-phosphate diphosphokinase, encoding MSPKSGTPKKNLMLFSGRAHRELAEEVAQHLNVTITPQTAHTFANGELFVRFEESVRGTDAFVIQSHTNPINEWVMEQLIMVDALKRASAKRITVVIPFYPYARQDKKHKGREPISARLIADLFKTAGADRIMTVDLHTAQIQGFFDGPVDHLFAQTLLADHVRKTYGDADIAVVSPDSGRVRLAEKWAQQLGDRPIAFIHKTRDPDKPNQAVANRVVGQVEGKLCILVDDMIDTGGTIVKATDALLAEGAADVVIATTHGILSDPATERLSNCKAREVIVTNSLPIAPEKHFANLTVLSIAPLLAEAIQQVFEDGSVTSLFDGNA
- the pth gene encoding aminoacyl-tRNA hydrolase translates to MSSDVPGAGEHVLLVGLGNPGPRYAGNRHNVGFLVLDELAARVGGKFKTHKSGAEVLEGRLAGSRVVLVKPRSFMNVSGGPVAGAAKFYKIDPSAIVVVHDELDLPFGGLKLKIGGGEGGHNGLRSISKSLGTRDYYRVRFGIGRPPGRMDPADFVLKDFSTVERKDLPLELDRCADAVEALIGKGLTAAQNDFHAG
- the glmU gene encoding bifunctional UDP-N-acetylglucosamine diphosphorylase/glucosamine-1-phosphate N-acetyltransferase GlmU, whose amino-acid sequence is MTGPLSTVILAAGEGTRMRSNTPKVLHPIAGRPLVEHAVRAAAGLSPDNLVVVVGHGREAVAEHLATVGEALGRPVGTAVQEKQNGTGDAVSCALSVLPEGLSGTILVSYGDVPLLDTETMGALLTEHRDNGHAVTVLAAVVADPTGYGRIVRDTGGSVAAIVEQKDATPDQLAIDEINSGVYAFDAAVLADALTRLSTDNAQGELYLTDVLSIARQDGRGVGALVAGDPWMTEGVNDRVQLATLGAELNRRILQRWQRDGVTVVDPASVWLDADVELARDVVIEPGVQLKGTTKVGEGAVVGPDTTLTNVTVGAGAQVIRTHGSDSEIGEGASVGPFAYLRPNTKLGASGKIGTFVETKNADIGTGTKVPHLTYVGDATIGEYSNIGASSVFVNYDGVRKHHTTIGSHVKTGSDNMFVAPVTVGDGAYSGAGTVIRRNVPPGALAVSTGPQRNIEDWVPRRRPGTPAAEAAQAALAAKENTEETERESSDES